In Rosa rugosa chromosome 4, drRosRugo1.1, whole genome shotgun sequence, the genomic stretch CTGAAAATTAATCAGAACTTTTTAGCCTTTTTTGTTGGATTCTTTATGTACTTTCTAAGTCTCTGATAGGCCCTTTTAGGCTTTTACCTATATCCTTTCTTTGACTCTCTAGTTTTTGCCTCTGATTCTTGCTCTTTTGTAGACATGGATCATCATCATAATCCACTGTACATGATGATAACTAGCTTGTCTGATTTTCATGGGGCTTCTCTTATATCTAGGCTATATAGCAAGGTTTTCTTGCTTTATGTTTTGTGATGAAACTTCTTCCTTAAGGTTTCTtataaagattgaaactttagcCATAAGACTCATAATTTAAGGTTAACAATTGAGTCTCATGTGATACAGAATTACATATATAGAAAACTGTTCCAATTCTCATATTCCATTTACATATGAAGAGAAGACCAAGACTCTTATAGTTATAAATTCTCTGTCTCTTATTTTTTTGCCTATATATCTAGCTGATGTGTAGACATTTATAATCAAAATCCATTATCTATACTTACTGGCTTCTGTGATTCTTGATTTTTCATGGGCTCATGGCACTTCTAATATAACAAGGCAGTATTGTTTTGTGTAATTCTTCTATACCTATATATAGACCTTCATGTCATGCTAGTAAGAAATAtgtgcttatatatatatgatgaaaAACCAGAGAAGAAGGAAAACATAGAGCAGCTAGAATTATACCTGCTTAGTGCTCTCAGTATAACTGCTTTCATAAAGATGAGTAAGCTAGACTGTCCACAAATGCCTACATATATATGATTTAAATCAGAACAatatgaaataaaagaaaagcctGAGCTTTTGTAAGTTTGTTATAAAATTGTGATGAAAATGGTTTTCATTGATTTAGTAGGATTACAATTTATGATGTATAGCTAACATATGACTGACTGTTACAAGAGTTATAACAGTATTTAATGTAAAGATTACAAGCAGTTACAAATGCTATAAACACTATTGAATGCTATGATTacaagaaatcaaaactgaTGTGCAATTATACAATCAGTTTTGATTAGGAGAGGAAATCTCTCTAACACCCTCCCTCAAACTTGGCGGTCTTGAACGAACAAGTTTGCATGTGAGTAAGACATGACGGTGCTTATGAAGAGGCTTGGTGAGAAGGTCTGCAGGTTGATCAATAGACGGAACAAAGCAAACACGATGGCTTCCAAGAGCCATTTTCTCATGGACAAAGTGATAATCAAGTTCAATATGCTTAGTGCATGCATGAAACACGGAATTAGAGGCCATATATGTAGCACTAAGGTTATCACAATGCAATATTATAGGATACTAAATTCTAGCACCGAGCTCATAGAGTAAGAAAGCTAACCAAGTGGACTCAGCACTAGCATGAGACAAGGAACGATACTCGGACACAGTGCTGGAACGAGCAACGGTGGGCTGCTTTTTAGAACTCCAAGAGACCAAGTTGGTGCCAAGATAGACAAGATATTCGGATGTAGAACGACAAGAGTCGGGACATCCAACCCAATCCGCATCAACATAGGCAGCAAGATAAGCAGGTTGGTGATGAGGTCTAAAGAACAGGCCATGATCAAGTGTGCTTTTGATGTAGCGAAGGATGCGTTTGGCTGCAATCAAATGCGGGGTGTGTGGCTGACTCATGAACTGAGAGATGGAGTTGACGGCAAAGGCAATGTCAGGATGTGTGATGGTCAAATACTGCAAAGAACCAACAATTTCCCTGAAGACTGAGGGATCGGGAAGGAAGTCTCCCTCAGTGGCAGGTGAGAATCGCCTTTGCGGACATGGGGGTGCTAACTGGTTTACTAAGCAGCATGTCATGCTTCTCAAGTAAATCATAAGCATACTTGAGTTGATTAGTCAAATATTGAgaaaatatttgtgagtgaaaATTCTTCTATATTATTCACAATTGTGTAAGggatatatatacaaaacccTATTGTACTATACTTGTACTACACATTAGTACAATCTAGTATAGGAAACTAATTCCTATAAGGAAACTACTGAATACACATATTCTCTAGATGACTCACGCGTCAACTAATAATGACTGACATGTCAACATAATGACTCACacgtcaacactccccctcaagttggggcATAAACATCTCGAAGACCCAACTTGCCTAGTGAGTCATAGAACAACTTGCTGGATACAGCTTTGGTGAGTATATCTGCTAATTGTTCCTCagtaggaacaaaaggaaaggtAATCAACCTTGCGTCCAGCTTTTccttaatgaagtgtcgatcaaCTTCCACATGCTTCGTTCGATCATGTTGCACAGGATTTTGAGAGATTTCAATTGCAGctttgttgtcacaatacagcTGCATAGCTGACTTAGGCTTAAAACCCAAATCTCGGAGAAGATTACGTAACCATAGGAGTTCAcacactccatgtgccatacctcgatattcagcttcagcacttgaccttgcaagaaccttctgtttcttgctcctCCAGGTAACCAGGTTtcctcccacaaaggtaaagtagCCAGATGTAGACTTCCGGTCTGTGATACaaccagcccaatcagcatctgTATACCCACTAACATCAAGGTGTTGATGTTTTGAGAACATTAAACCTTTTCCTGGTGCAGACTTCAAATACTTCAAGATCCTCACTACCGCATCCATGTGTCTTTCACTTGGAttgtgcataaactgactcacaacactaactgcataggctACATTAGGTCTAGTATGTGATAAGTAAATCAGACGTCCCACTAACCTTTGGTACCGAGgtttgtcagttggaacttgatcagggtATTCTGCCAGTT encodes the following:
- the LOC133745032 gene encoding uncharacterized mitochondrial protein AtMg00810-like, yielding MTCCLVNQLAPPCPQRRFSPATEGDFLPDPSVFREIVGSLQYLTITHPDIAFAVNSISQFMSQPHTPHLIAAKRILRYIKSTLDHGLFFRPHHQPAYLAAYVDADWVGCPDSCRSTSEYLVYLGTNLVSWSSKKQPTVARSSTVSEYRSLSHASAESTWLAFLLYELGARI